In the genome of Candidatus Latescibacter sp., one region contains:
- a CDS encoding DUF1385 domain-containing protein, translated as MNETPETPAIEKKSPFSVSYEDTVDLNVGGQAVIEGVMMRSPQVIATAVRLPDGSIELKKREYISFVKRHSYLNIPIVRGAINFFEMLVIGLETLNWSADIQIQYDDRTNPKGKKENSAFWNGVMLWGSALFAIAAAMGIFFALPIFIATLLGLAKGALVFNLVAGSIRLFLFVLYIYLISLLPDIRRVFQYHGAEHMSIYALEASSALNVESARSRSRFHPRCGTSFILIVAIFSILLFGISDSIFPLVFGHLQSYLERLATHLLLLPFVAGGSYELLKLSGKFRANRLVKLMVAPGLLLQTMTTAEPDDSMLEVALCALNAALQREKLVS; from the coding sequence TTGAACGAAACACCGGAAACACCTGCCATAGAAAAGAAAAGCCCATTTTCGGTTTCTTATGAAGATACGGTGGATTTGAACGTGGGCGGGCAGGCGGTAATTGAAGGAGTGATGATGCGCTCTCCCCAGGTCATCGCCACAGCAGTCAGGCTTCCGGACGGAAGCATCGAGCTGAAAAAGCGCGAGTATATATCCTTTGTAAAACGCCACTCCTATCTGAATATACCGATAGTGCGGGGAGCGATAAACTTTTTTGAGATGCTGGTTATCGGCCTTGAGACACTGAACTGGTCAGCCGATATCCAGATACAATATGATGATCGTACCAACCCCAAAGGGAAAAAAGAGAACAGCGCATTCTGGAACGGAGTAATGCTCTGGGGATCGGCGCTTTTCGCGATCGCGGCGGCTATGGGCATTTTTTTCGCCCTGCCGATTTTTATCGCCACCCTGCTCGGTCTGGCCAAAGGCGCTCTGGTATTCAACCTGGTTGCCGGAAGTATACGGCTTTTTCTGTTCGTCCTCTATATTTATCTCATTTCACTGCTGCCGGACATACGGCGGGTATTTCAGTATCACGGCGCCGAGCATATGAGCATTTACGCCCTGGAAGCATCGAGCGCTCTCAATGTTGAATCGGCACGCTCACGGAGCCGTTTCCATCCAAGGTGCGGCACTTCGTTCATTTTGATTGTGGCCATCTTCAGCATTTTACTGTTCGGAATATCCGATTCGATTTTTCCCCTGGTATTCGGCCATCTGCAGAGTTATCTGGAGCGGCTGGCCACCCATCTGCTGCTTCTGCCCTTCGTCGCGGGAGGTTCATACGAACTCCTGAAACTTTCGGGGAAATTCCGGGCGAACCGTCTGGTCAAACTCATGGTGGCGCCGGGGTTGCTGCTGCAGACCATGACCACGGCGGAACCGGATGACAGCATGCTGGAAGTTGCACTTTGTGCATTGAACGCCGCCCTGCAAAGAGAGAAGTTGGTATCGTGA
- a CDS encoding fumarylacetoacetate hydrolase family protein, translating into MRIYSLSKDEEDFLGFEDDGALVDLTRAIAYYEISRDNYFGEPIRDIEELIWDNLFTAEYVGAVMAFVDAHGLKSDLTVAGEYEINPPVNPGKIIALGRNYHSHIREMGHTIPDAPVLFGKWPSTVIGQGAPIVKPAWIGSLSYEAELAFIIGQTAKNVPASEAMEYVAGYTCLNDVTARDIQTKDLARSLPWMPSKNFDTFSPMGPCVLLAGAEKEPPEFGVQSRVNGQLKQDGNTRDLIFSIPVIIEYITKIMTLEPGDVVSTGTPEGVGSLDPGDRIEITCTGIGVLSNPVVEP; encoded by the coding sequence ATGCGGATTTACTCTCTCTCAAAAGATGAGGAGGATTTTCTGGGTTTCGAGGATGACGGCGCTCTGGTGGATCTGACACGGGCGATTGCCTATTATGAGATTTCACGGGACAACTATTTCGGTGAACCGATTCGTGATATTGAAGAATTGATCTGGGATAATCTTTTTACAGCGGAATATGTTGGCGCGGTCATGGCTTTTGTTGACGCTCACGGATTGAAATCCGATCTGACTGTCGCCGGGGAATATGAAATAAACCCTCCGGTCAATCCGGGAAAGATCATTGCCCTGGGAAGGAATTACCATAGTCATATCCGCGAGATGGGTCATACCATCCCGGATGCGCCGGTTCTTTTCGGCAAATGGCCTTCCACCGTGATCGGCCAGGGTGCGCCGATTGTAAAGCCCGCCTGGATCGGAAGCCTGAGTTACGAGGCCGAGCTGGCATTCATCATCGGGCAGACCGCCAAAAATGTACCCGCCTCGGAGGCGATGGAATATGTGGCCGGCTATACCTGCCTGAACGATGTGACCGCGCGCGATATTCAAACAAAAGACCTGGCACGGTCGCTCCCCTGGATGCCGTCGAAGAATTTCGATACGTTTTCTCCCATGGGACCCTGTGTGCTTTTGGCGGGAGCGGAAAAAGAGCCGCCTGAATTCGGAGTGCAGAGCCGGGTGAACGGACAATTGAAACAGGATGGGAATACGCGCGATCTGATTTTCAGTATTCCTGTTATCATTGAGTATATTACAAAAATTATGACCCTGGAGCCGGGAGATGTAGTATCGACCGGAACCCCGGAAGGGGTTGGCTCCCTCGACCCGGGGGATAGAATTGAAATAACCTGTACCGGGATCGGCGTACTGTCGAATCCTGTTGTCGAGCCCTAA
- a CDS encoding type II toxin-antitoxin system HicA family toxin produces MKLPRDVSGDDLIRALSHMGYTPTRQTGSHVRLTTDHGGVHHITIPLNDPLKIGMLNALVKDIGEHHGLTRNEVLSLLFQ; encoded by the coding sequence GTGAAACTCCCGCGAGACGTTTCTGGGGATGACTTGATTCGAGCTCTTTCCCATATGGGATATACCCCTACTCGTCAGACAGGTTCCCATGTTCGGTTGACAACCGACCACGGGGGTGTTCACCACATCACCATTCCACTCAATGATCCGCTGAAAATAGGAATGTTGAACGCCCTGGTAAAAGACATTGGCGAGCACCACGGCCTGACACGCAATGAGGTGTTATCACTCTTATTTCAATAA
- a CDS encoding S41 family peptidase, with translation MDSRKQRKILFLNMALAALIISVMLFILEVSGAAGGSIIKDADNGYELFSKVYNRVLTSYVEPTNAWDMSKNAVDGILKKLDPYSSFFDPRDFKQLHDETIGKFGGIGIEIGVRRDYPCVMAYPIKRGPALKAGMRTGDLICEIEGKNTKGMDLTDVVGMLRGKENTQVHIKIMRGNHPIFALTLTREIIPLPNVLYAGIIQDDIGYIKLSRFNQEASREMDKAIARLDSAKAKGIILDIRNNPGGLLTEAQQVSNKFLPKNSVIVYTKGRTPDDSLTFKAEDSPKVLPNMHLVVLVNQGSASASEIVAGAIQDHERGVIIGETTFGKGSVQTVYDDLPEGTGLKLTTAHYYTPSGRLIHKVRKMEELTAVASTDEEREMTDTLGTTVSPDSLKKIKTNSPQFYTDAKRIVFGGGGITPDIIVQEKPVGNIVSQLFSQSIFFDFAVEYCETHPDLQDTFTVTDDLLNQFKAYTDTCSDFDAELNKRVLLFEYVIPGKASLDKFRNSLKQDNYDGDIFKMIDSLEKAVAAKRNEDFFSHKDTIKRILKREIASAKFGAEERTIASKDWDVQLQKAIEVLHNEQMYHTLLSPGMKTGIKHD, from the coding sequence ATGGATAGTAGAAAACAGAGAAAAATCCTTTTTCTGAATATGGCTCTTGCCGCCCTGATAATCAGTGTCATGCTGTTTATCCTTGAGGTCAGCGGAGCTGCCGGCGGTTCGATAATCAAGGATGCCGATAACGGGTATGAACTGTTCTCAAAGGTGTACAACCGGGTTCTCACCAGCTATGTGGAGCCGACCAACGCCTGGGATATGTCCAAAAACGCGGTTGACGGCATTCTCAAAAAGCTCGACCCCTATTCATCGTTTTTCGATCCCCGGGATTTCAAACAGCTTCATGATGAAACCATAGGAAAGTTCGGCGGAATCGGTATCGAGATCGGAGTGCGACGGGATTATCCCTGTGTCATGGCGTATCCGATAAAAAGGGGGCCGGCGCTTAAAGCGGGCATGCGCACCGGTGATCTGATCTGTGAGATCGAAGGCAAGAATACAAAAGGTATGGACCTCACCGATGTGGTGGGTATGCTTCGCGGAAAGGAGAATACACAGGTCCATATAAAGATCATGCGGGGGAATCATCCCATCTTTGCGCTGACACTTACAAGAGAGATTATCCCTCTTCCCAATGTTCTCTATGCCGGAATAATCCAGGATGACATCGGGTATATCAAGCTGAGCCGGTTCAACCAGGAAGCTTCAAGGGAGATGGACAAAGCCATTGCCAGACTTGACTCCGCCAAGGCAAAAGGCATTATCCTTGATATTCGGAACAACCCCGGCGGCCTTCTTACCGAAGCGCAGCAGGTTTCCAATAAATTTCTCCCAAAAAATTCGGTTATCGTGTATACGAAAGGGAGAACCCCTGACGACAGTCTCACATTCAAAGCGGAAGATTCCCCCAAAGTATTACCGAATATGCATCTGGTTGTGCTGGTAAACCAGGGAAGCGCGTCCGCCTCCGAAATCGTGGCCGGGGCGATCCAGGATCACGAACGCGGGGTGATCATCGGCGAAACAACATTCGGAAAAGGCTCTGTTCAAACTGTGTATGACGATCTGCCGGAAGGCACCGGACTGAAACTTACCACTGCTCATTACTATACACCATCCGGCCGTCTGATCCATAAAGTGCGCAAGATGGAGGAGCTTACGGCGGTTGCTTCTACAGACGAAGAGAGGGAAATGACCGACACTCTCGGAACTACCGTTTCACCCGACAGCCTGAAAAAAATAAAAACAAACAGTCCCCAATTTTATACCGATGCCAAACGTATCGTGTTCGGAGGAGGCGGCATTACCCCCGATATTATCGTCCAGGAAAAACCGGTGGGGAACATTGTCAGCCAGTTGTTCAGTCAGAGCATCTTTTTTGATTTCGCGGTGGAATACTGCGAAACCCATCCGGATCTCCAGGATACGTTCACGGTGACCGATGATCTACTGAACCAGTTCAAAGCCTACACTGACACATGTTCCGATTTCGATGCTGAACTCAATAAGCGAGTTCTCCTTTTTGAATATGTTATTCCCGGCAAAGCCAGTCTCGACAAATTCCGGAATAGTTTGAAACAGGACAATTATGACGGCGACATCTTCAAAATGATCGACAGCCTGGAAAAAGCCGTTGCTGCCAAACGCAATGAGGATTTCTTCAGCCACAAGGATACGATCAAACGCATCCTGAAGCGGGAAATCGCTTCCGCCAAATTCGGCGCTGAAGAGCGCACCATCGCCTCGAAGGACTGGGACGTTCAGCTTCAGAAAGCCATCGAGGTTCTGCACAACGAGCAGATGTACCACACCCTGCTCTCTCCGGGGATGAAAACCGGCATAAAGCATGACTGA
- the prmC gene encoding peptide chain release factor N(5)-glutamine methyltransferase, giving the protein MAEETLRVVDLITAASNHLKSRGFENARLEVERMLGSVLRMSRLELYLVFDRPLGKEERDTFRALYRRRLVHEPLQYVTGSTEFRELKVKTDRRALAPRPETEILVGSAIEFLRGREKPLVVDLGTGTGVIALSVAREIPEALVVAVDQSDDALRLAEENACALQLERSVTLVKGDMLDGIAGLGPFDAILSNPPYIPSGDIVTLQPEICRYEPLMALDGGGDGMRYLRSIAEGAHRHLKSGGLLLLECGEDQADLVQQILEHTGNYASVEIIRDMAGRKRLVRAILI; this is encoded by the coding sequence ATGGCTGAAGAAACCCTGCGGGTGGTTGATCTGATCACGGCGGCTTCCAATCATCTGAAAAGCAGGGGTTTTGAAAATGCACGGCTGGAAGTGGAACGTATGCTTGGCAGTGTGCTCCGCATGAGCCGTTTGGAACTGTACCTGGTATTTGACCGTCCTCTCGGCAAAGAGGAGCGGGATACTTTCCGCGCTCTTTACCGGCGGAGGCTGGTGCATGAACCTCTCCAGTACGTGACCGGTTCGACCGAATTCCGGGAGCTCAAGGTAAAAACCGATCGCCGCGCCCTCGCGCCGCGGCCGGAGACGGAAATCCTTGTCGGTTCCGCGATAGAGTTTCTCCGGGGGAGGGAAAAGCCCCTTGTTGTAGACCTGGGAACCGGAACGGGCGTGATCGCCTTGAGCGTAGCCCGGGAAATCCCTGAAGCCTTGGTGGTGGCGGTAGACCAGTCTGATGATGCACTCCGGCTCGCTGAAGAGAATGCCTGTGCCTTGCAGTTGGAACGGTCGGTCACGCTGGTCAAAGGAGACATGCTGGATGGGATCGCCGGCCTCGGGCCTTTCGATGCGATCCTCTCCAATCCGCCCTATATCCCGTCAGGGGATATCGTTACGCTCCAGCCGGAAATCTGTCGCTATGAACCGCTGATGGCCCTGGACGGCGGAGGGGACGGCATGCGGTATCTGAGAAGCATCGCGGAGGGTGCGCACCGTCATCTGAAATCGGGGGGGCTTCTCCTCCTCGAATGCGGAGAAGACCAGGCAGACCTTGTACAGCAGATTCTGGAACATACAGGTAACTATGCATCGGTGGAAATAATAAGGGATATGGCGGGCCGGAAACGTCTGGTCAGGGCCATTCTTATATGA
- a CDS encoding sulfite exporter TauE/SafE family protein, with product MPLIYILELLLAGAVAGFGAGYLGIGGGAILTPVCLILYPALGVTTPDLVKIIFGTNMFLVTAFSISAALRHHRNSRVDWRTVAIMSPIAVFGSITGSWAASVASPVMLKKAFAVLLIVSSLLIILKGSTKPAGPRQGGPILSGKFLLILGFVTGFLGSFLGIGGGIVMIPALILLFALPVAVVAGTSSSIIIFIGIASTLSYMWYGQGMQFTLPGWSTGYVWWSAAIPLMLGGIPAATLGACLNAKTHSRVLQRIFGAFLLALALRILLS from the coding sequence ATGCCGTTGATATATATTCTGGAACTTTTACTTGCCGGAGCGGTCGCCGGTTTTGGTGCGGGATACCTCGGTATCGGCGGCGGCGCGATCCTTACTCCGGTTTGTCTTATTCTCTACCCGGCTTTGGGAGTTACCACCCCTGATCTGGTGAAAATTATCTTCGGAACCAACATGTTCCTGGTAACCGCCTTTTCCATCTCGGCGGCGCTGCGTCATCACCGGAACAGCCGGGTGGACTGGCGGACTGTCGCCATTATGAGCCCGATAGCGGTTTTTGGCTCCATAACAGGTTCCTGGGCAGCATCAGTGGCAAGTCCTGTCATGCTGAAAAAAGCCTTTGCCGTTCTCCTGATCGTATCTTCGCTGCTCATTATTTTGAAAGGCTCAACCAAACCGGCCGGTCCCCGTCAGGGCGGCCCTATCCTGTCCGGAAAATTTCTCCTGATCCTTGGATTCGTCACCGGCTTTCTGGGGAGTTTTCTCGGCATCGGCGGCGGCATAGTCATGATTCCCGCGCTCATCCTCCTGTTTGCCCTGCCGGTGGCTGTTGTGGCGGGAACTTCGAGCTCGATCATCATATTCATCGGAATCGCATCCACCCTGTCTTACATGTGGTATGGCCAGGGGATGCAGTTTACTCTGCCGGGCTGGTCAACAGGATACGTTTGGTGGTCGGCGGCGATTCCGCTCATGCTTGGCGGGATTCCCGCGGCCACTCTCGGCGCCTGCCTGAACGCCAAAACCCATTCCAGAGTGCTGCAGAGGATTTTCGGCGCTTTTCTCCTGGCGCTGGCTCTCAGGATACTGTTGAGCTGA
- a CDS encoding MtnX-like HAD-IB family phosphatase, whose protein sequence is MYRIFVDFDGTVTQGDVGDSIFERFLPPELLNQGWHRDIIEEWKAGRISSQECLLRECARVVVTKEKLDLELETKTLIPGFIHFTDYCRRKTFPLTILSDGLDYYIEFILAKYGIDEIPYYANHMYFTEGALGVEFPHAGKGCGRCGNCKRSHIQSERKEGETVLYIGDGYSDRYAVRSADVVFAHRGLAEYCDRTGISYIPFKDFFGVIDFLENGIGNF, encoded by the coding sequence ATGTACAGAATATTTGTTGATTTCGACGGTACGGTAACCCAGGGAGATGTGGGAGACAGCATCTTCGAGCGGTTTCTGCCCCCCGAGCTGTTGAACCAGGGCTGGCACAGAGATATCATCGAGGAATGGAAAGCGGGAAGAATTTCTTCCCAGGAATGCCTTCTGAGGGAATGCGCTCGTGTAGTGGTAACCAAAGAAAAGCTGGATCTCGAGCTGGAAACCAAGACGCTGATACCGGGATTCATCCATTTTACGGATTACTGCCGCCGGAAAACCTTTCCTTTGACCATTCTGTCGGATGGACTCGATTATTATATTGAATTCATTCTCGCCAAATACGGCATCGACGAAATCCCTTACTATGCCAACCATATGTACTTCACCGAAGGCGCCCTCGGAGTGGAGTTTCCCCATGCGGGCAAGGGCTGCGGCAGATGCGGCAACTGTAAACGCTCGCATATCCAGTCCGAACGGAAAGAAGGGGAAACGGTCCTCTATATCGGAGACGGGTATTCCGACCGATACGCAGTCCGAAGTGCGGATGTCGTGTTCGCCCACCGCGGCCTGGCCGAATACTGCGACCGGACCGGCATTTCTTACATTCCTTTCAAGGACTTTTTCGGGGTTATTGATTTCCTGGAGAATGGAATTGGAAACTTTTGA
- a CDS encoding ASKHA domain-containing protein → METFEVQFQPDGLRIKALSGKLLSDVMKALGMKVQMPCGGEGTCGKCAVEIHPDPPGPGPSDLLYLTVEEIKQGMRLACQTHVDRPMSVLISPGMRVIGGKILVDGLERAFDLDPPVTKTYTELPLPTLEDQAADLCRVKRALNLHDDRCEFDIDLLRDLHSILLKADFKVTAVMAEGRIIGIERGDTASRKYGMAFDIGTTTVVGTVIDLTTGRELSHASRLNAQVVYGEDTISRIKFVMENHGGRNDMTEKIRGVVNEIIAEAAEQAGIETKEIYEAVFVGNTTMSHLFIGLDPSGLSQIPFVPVTDTAVNLRAQDAGIAISPRGNIHVLPNIAGFVGSDTVGVMLACDYLEPGPVQLAVDVGTNGELALRRDGVMMVCSTAAGPALEGAALSCGMRAANGAIEHVRFTEKGVECEVIGGAAPVGLCGSGIIDLMAELLDAGIVDHLGRLLSREELEGKISPPLLDRIVTVDDQPAFLVSGACGSDAVREVLLTQKDIRQIQLAKGAISAGITLLLREMSLTVEDIEVILLAGAFGNNIRKRSAQRIGLLPPVPEDRIRFVGNAASTGAKMALLSRSTRKDADRIRKKAKHIELAALPDFMAVFMDTMLFP, encoded by the coding sequence TTGGAAACTTTTGAGGTACAGTTTCAGCCGGACGGCCTGAGGATCAAGGCGCTTTCCGGAAAACTCCTGTCTGATGTCATGAAGGCGCTGGGCATGAAAGTCCAGATGCCCTGCGGCGGAGAGGGTACCTGCGGGAAATGCGCAGTAGAAATTCATCCCGACCCGCCCGGACCCGGACCCTCGGATCTTCTGTATCTCACCGTAGAGGAAATAAAACAGGGCATGCGGCTGGCCTGCCAGACACATGTCGACCGCCCCATGAGCGTCCTGATCTCCCCCGGCATGCGGGTTATCGGGGGGAAAATTCTGGTGGACGGCCTCGAACGCGCCTTCGATCTCGATCCTCCGGTTACCAAGACCTATACCGAGCTGCCCTTACCAACCCTTGAAGACCAGGCGGCCGACCTCTGCCGGGTCAAGAGGGCGTTGAATCTTCACGATGACCGCTGTGAATTCGACATCGATCTCTTGCGGGATCTGCATTCAATTCTCCTGAAGGCGGATTTCAAAGTGACTGCGGTGATGGCAGAAGGCCGCATAATCGGGATCGAAAGGGGCGATACGGCTTCCCGGAAATATGGCATGGCGTTCGATATCGGCACCACCACGGTAGTGGGAACTGTTATAGATCTCACCACCGGCCGTGAGCTTTCCCACGCCTCACGGCTGAATGCGCAGGTGGTTTACGGCGAAGACACCATTTCCCGCATCAAGTTCGTCATGGAAAATCATGGCGGCCGTAACGACATGACCGAAAAAATCCGTGGAGTGGTAAACGAAATCATTGCAGAGGCGGCTGAACAGGCGGGAATCGAGACCAAAGAGATATATGAGGCGGTTTTTGTGGGCAATACCACCATGTCTCACCTATTTATCGGGCTGGACCCTTCGGGGCTTTCGCAGATACCTTTTGTGCCTGTGACCGATACGGCGGTTAATCTGAGGGCGCAGGATGCGGGCATAGCCATCAGTCCCCGGGGGAACATCCATGTGCTTCCCAACATCGCAGGTTTTGTAGGGTCTGATACGGTGGGAGTGATGCTGGCCTGCGACTATCTTGAACCCGGACCGGTACAGCTTGCTGTGGATGTAGGCACGAATGGCGAACTGGCGCTTCGGCGCGACGGTGTCATGATGGTGTGCTCAACTGCCGCGGGACCGGCACTCGAGGGAGCGGCGCTTTCCTGCGGCATGCGGGCTGCGAACGGCGCCATCGAACATGTAAGATTTACGGAAAAGGGAGTCGAGTGTGAGGTCATCGGCGGCGCCGCCCCGGTTGGATTGTGCGGCTCGGGAATCATCGATCTTATGGCCGAACTCCTGGACGCCGGTATCGTGGACCATCTCGGACGTCTTCTCAGCCGTGAGGAGCTGGAGGGAAAGATTTCCCCCCCCCTGCTCGACCGTATCGTCACTGTCGATGATCAGCCGGCGTTCCTGGTAAGCGGGGCCTGCGGCAGTGATGCCGTGAGAGAGGTGCTGCTCACCCAAAAGGACATCCGGCAGATTCAGCTTGCCAAGGGTGCAATAAGCGCCGGGATCACCCTTCTTTTGCGTGAAATGTCTCTAACCGTGGAGGATATCGAAGTAATTCTCCTCGCCGGAGCATTCGGTAACAACATCCGAAAAAGGAGCGCGCAGAGAATCGGGCTTTTGCCTCCTGTGCCGGAAGACCGTATCCGGTTTGTGGGGAATGCTGCTTCCACCGGGGCGAAGATGGCGCTCCTCTCCCGCTCGACACGGAAAGATGCCGACCGAATACGGAAAAAAGCAAAGCACATCGAGTTGGCCGCACTGCCAGACTTCATGGCAGTGTTCATGGATACTATGCTGTTTCCTTGA
- the prfA gene encoding peptide chain release factor 1: MLANIKKIYDHYTRLGEQLSSPEVIANPPLLSRIAKERADLEHRVKIFGRYEKLQSQLAESQSLLEEETDPEMIGLARSEIEFIEKEMALLEEKLKILLLPPDPMDGKNIIMEIRAGTGGEEAALFAGALYRMYTHYADAMGWTVEALSSTPSEKGGFKEIIFSVSGSNVYSHLKYESGVHRVQRVPATESQGRIHTSASSVAVMPEAEDVNIEINSNDLKIDVYRSSGPGGQSVNTTDSAVRVTHIPTGIVVTCQDEKSQLKNKTKALKVLRARLLDRAITEQQQSRSAARRSMVGTGDRSAKIRTYNFPQNRFTDHRINLTLYKLDRIMEGDLNDMIDAIRIEDQKSALEEQTKEPLHQYEKR, translated from the coding sequence ATTCTGGCTAATATAAAAAAAATATACGATCATTATACCAGGCTGGGCGAACAGCTTTCCTCTCCGGAAGTAATTGCCAATCCTCCCCTTCTCTCAAGAATAGCCAAGGAACGCGCCGACCTTGAACACAGGGTCAAGATATTCGGACGGTATGAAAAACTCCAGAGTCAGCTCGCCGAATCCCAAAGCCTTCTGGAAGAGGAAACCGATCCGGAAATGATCGGGCTTGCCCGCTCGGAGATCGAGTTTATCGAAAAAGAGATGGCGCTGCTTGAAGAAAAACTGAAAATACTGCTTCTGCCGCCCGATCCCATGGACGGAAAAAACATCATCATGGAAATACGGGCCGGAACCGGCGGGGAAGAAGCCGCTCTTTTCGCCGGCGCCCTTTACCGTATGTACACGCACTATGCCGACGCCATGGGATGGACTGTGGAGGCGCTCTCCTCCACTCCCTCGGAAAAGGGGGGGTTCAAGGAAATCATTTTCTCCGTCTCCGGCTCGAATGTATATTCACATCTCAAGTACGAGAGCGGAGTGCACCGTGTGCAACGGGTCCCGGCCACGGAATCCCAGGGCAGAATCCATACCTCTGCCTCATCGGTGGCGGTCATGCCCGAGGCAGAGGATGTGAACATCGAGATTAATTCGAACGATCTGAAAATCGATGTTTACCGGTCAAGCGGCCCCGGCGGGCAAAGTGTCAATACCACCGACTCGGCGGTGCGGGTGACCCATATCCCCACCGGGATCGTGGTTACCTGCCAGGATGAAAAGAGCCAGCTCAAGAACAAAACCAAGGCTTTGAAAGTTCTCCGCGCCCGTCTTTTGGACAGAGCCATCACCGAGCAGCAGCAGAGCCGAAGCGCCGCCCGTCGTTCCATGGTCGGCACCGGCGACCGGTCGGCAAAAATAAGGACCTATAATTTTCCCCAGAACCGGTTTACCGATCACCGCATCAACCTTACCCTTTACAAGCTTGACCGTATCATGGAAGGTGATTTGAATGATATGATCGATGCCATCCGGATCGAGGATCAGAAAAGCGCCCTGGAAGAACAGACGAAGGAGCCTTTGCACCAGTATGAAAAAAGATAA
- the cysE gene encoding serine O-acetyltransferase, with protein MKIIEDFKAVFERDPAARGFWAFLIVILTYSGFHAIFLHRIAHLLYRLHIPVIPFIVMWIGRLFTAIEIHPAAKIGGSFFIDHGFGVVIGETSEIGRNVTMYQGATLGGTGKETGKRHPTVGDNVVIGAGAKVLGNIQIGNNVYIGANAVVLQSVPDDCTVVGVPGRCVKQEGQRVTSLTLRHDLLPDPILQLLEDLQKEIHTAEEEIHRWQKGEKPPELKDKDEG; from the coding sequence ATGAAGATAATCGAAGATTTCAAAGCGGTATTTGAGCGTGATCCGGCGGCGCGTGGATTCTGGGCTTTTCTTATTGTCATTTTGACCTACTCCGGGTTTCACGCCATCTTTCTGCATCGTATCGCACACCTGCTTTACCGCCTGCATATCCCGGTGATCCCTTTCATCGTCATGTGGATAGGGAGACTCTTTACTGCAATCGAGATTCACCCGGCGGCCAAAATCGGGGGAAGCTTCTTCATCGATCACGGCTTCGGGGTCGTCATCGGCGAGACCTCCGAGATCGGACGGAATGTGACCATGTATCAGGGCGCCACACTCGGAGGCACCGGGAAAGAAACAGGGAAACGTCACCCCACAGTCGGGGACAACGTGGTCATCGGCGCCGGCGCCAAGGTCCTGGGCAATATTCAGATCGGAAACAATGTCTATATCGGCGCAAACGCGGTGGTGCTCCAGTCGGTGCCGGATGATTGCACCGTGGTGGGTGTTCCCGGAAGGTGTGTCAAACAGGAAGGCCAGCGGGTGACCAGCCTGACTCTTCGGCATGACCTCCTTCCCGACCCGATACTCCAATTGCTGGAAGATTTGCAAAAGGAAATTCATACCGCCGAAGAAGAAATCCACCGCTGGCAAAAGGGCGAGAAACCACCGGAATTAAAAGACAAGGATGAAGGATGA
- the rpmE gene encoding 50S ribosomal protein L31, whose protein sequence is MKKGIHPKYQEITITCGCGNVVKTCSTGGNMHVEICSACHPFYSGKQKIVDTAGRVERFRRKYGLKEESVDK, encoded by the coding sequence ATGAAAAAGGGAATACACCCCAAATACCAGGAAATAACCATCACCTGCGGATGCGGTAACGTTGTTAAAACCTGCTCTACCGGCGGCAATATGCATGTAGAAATCTGCTCCGCCTGCCATCCGTTTTATTCCGGAAAACAGAAAATTGTGGATACCGCAGGAAGAGTGGAACGTTTCCGAAGGAAATATGGTCTCAAAGAAGAATCCGTTGATAAGTAG
- a CDS encoding 2-oxoisovalerate dehydrogenase, whose translation MTEILFLIEEDPDGGFTARAVGESIFTQADDMIALREAVRDAVVCHFPEIERPKIVRLHQVHDEVMVL comes from the coding sequence ATGACCGAAATCCTTTTTCTCATCGAAGAAGATCCGGATGGCGGATTCACCGCCCGCGCGGTAGGCGAGTCGATCTTTACACAGGCGGATGACATGATCGCATTACGCGAAGCTGTGCGTGATGCTGTCGTATGTCACTTTCCTGAAATTGAGCGCCCGAAAATCGTACGGCTGCATCAGGTGCACGACGAGGTCATGGTGTTGTGA